In the Kineosporia sp. NBRC 101731 genome, one interval contains:
- a CDS encoding ABC transporter permease subunit (The N-terminal region of this protein, as described by TIGR01726, is a three transmembrane segment that identifies a subfamily of ABC transporter permease subunits, which specificities that include histidine, arginine, glutamine, glutamate, L-cystine (sic), the opines (in Agrobacterium) octopine and nopaline, etc.), with the protein MSSTTQQQARGGVGDPEIGLTPVTVTSPAGLRARLAAIGAQDAALFDVPGPRGRQRIRIATVISIIVLMAMFAAGVRQFAVNGQLEWSKWQLFTQWPVIRYLLNALWATLQVTLISGAIALPLGALLALARLSRSRLLSKPATLYVEILRAVPLLLLIYALLLGLPSTGIRIPLFWQLIIPIVLTNAAVLAEIFRAAVKALPRGQTEAAYALGLGYWPTMRLVVLPQAIRLAAPALISQIIRLLKDSTLGYVVSYLELLYSARVLGEFNHTVIQSFVVVAAVFIVANLTLAAVAGQVERRIGGAGGRA; encoded by the coding sequence ATGAGCTCGACCACGCAGCAGCAGGCCCGGGGCGGGGTCGGCGACCCGGAGATCGGCCTGACCCCGGTCACGGTGACGTCCCCGGCCGGCCTGCGGGCCCGGTTGGCGGCCATCGGGGCCCAGGACGCCGCCCTGTTCGACGTCCCGGGACCTCGCGGCCGGCAACGCATCCGGATCGCCACGGTGATCTCGATCATCGTGCTGATGGCGATGTTCGCCGCCGGTGTGCGACAGTTCGCCGTCAACGGCCAGCTGGAATGGTCGAAATGGCAACTTTTCACCCAGTGGCCAGTGATCCGATACCTTCTCAACGCGCTGTGGGCCACCCTCCAGGTCACGCTGATCAGCGGCGCGATCGCCCTGCCGCTGGGGGCCCTGCTGGCCCTGGCCCGGTTGTCGCGCAGCCGGCTGCTGAGCAAGCCCGCCACGCTGTACGTCGAGATCTTGCGGGCCGTTCCGCTGCTGCTGCTGATCTACGCCCTCCTGCTCGGCCTGCCCAGCACCGGCATCCGGATCCCGCTGTTCTGGCAGCTGATCATCCCGATCGTGCTGACCAACGCCGCCGTGCTGGCCGAGATCTTCCGCGCCGCGGTGAAAGCCCTTCCGAGGGGTCAGACCGAGGCCGCCTACGCCCTCGGCCTGGGCTACTGGCCGACGATGCGCCTGGTGGTGCTGCCCCAGGCCATCCGTCTCGCCGCGCCCGCCCTGATCAGCCAGATCATCCGCCTGCTCAAGGACAGCACCCTGGGCTACGTCGTGAGCTATCTCGAACTTCTCTACTCGGCAAGAGTTCTCGGAGAGTTCAACCACACCGTGATCCAGAGCTTCGTGGTCGTCGCAGCCGTCTTCATCGTCGCAAACCTCACCCTGGCCGCTGTCGCCGGCCAGGTCGAGCGCCGCATCGGTGGCGCCGGCGGCCGAGCCTGA
- a CDS encoding amino acid ABC transporter permease, whose protein sequence is MDVIADNLDVFGQGLLISIQISVSTFVLAGVLGLLLTVCRISPVLPLRLAATVYVELVRSIPLLVLLILFVFGLPEIGLIGPLLGTAVVAMSLYWATFFSETMRSGVRAVAKGQIEAARALGFTFGQVLRLVVLPQALRTIIQPLASLLIAIILNSSLAAAVGVTQELTGQTQLLDQRYAQPLVTFGAAAVCYVAMAFIIGRSAGYLDRRLAVQR, encoded by the coding sequence GTGGACGTCATCGCCGACAACCTCGATGTCTTCGGTCAGGGTCTGCTGATCTCGATCCAGATCAGCGTCTCCACGTTCGTCCTGGCGGGGGTCCTGGGCCTGCTGCTCACGGTGTGCCGGATCAGTCCGGTGCTGCCGCTGCGCCTGGCCGCCACCGTCTACGTGGAACTGGTGCGGAGCATCCCCCTGCTCGTCCTGCTCATCCTGTTCGTCTTCGGCCTGCCGGAGATCGGCCTGATCGGGCCGCTGCTGGGGACCGCGGTAGTGGCGATGAGTCTCTACTGGGCAACATTTTTCAGTGAAACCATGAGATCCGGGGTCCGGGCCGTCGCGAAGGGGCAGATCGAGGCGGCCCGGGCTCTGGGGTTCACCTTCGGCCAGGTACTGCGGCTGGTGGTGCTCCCCCAGGCCCTGCGCACCATCATCCAGCCGCTGGCCTCGCTGCTCATCGCGATCATCCTGAACTCCTCGCTCGCCGCGGCGGTCGGGGTGACGCAGGAACTCACCGGGCAGACCCAGCTGCTGGACCAGCGATACGCCCAGCCCCTGGTCACGTTCGGTGCGGCCGCGGTCTGTTACGTGGCCATGGCCTTCATCATCGGCCGGTCCGCCGGTTACCTGGACAGGCGATTGGCGGTGCAGCGATGA